In Musa acuminata AAA Group cultivar baxijiao chromosome BXJ2-3, Cavendish_Baxijiao_AAA, whole genome shotgun sequence, the following proteins share a genomic window:
- the LOC135607625 gene encoding protein HAIKU1-like, whose translation MESSRNQHSLGVNKAIKKEGPRQPRVYNIRSSDFRSVVQQLTGASASLPRPRRLNQARPQPLDPLPRPSVPTTPADPAVPPPAETPFSAYMRFLEISLLHSDGSHRPAHSPLRPSPPPPLPLDLESPSAFLDLLSPRCPQLSP comes from the coding sequence atggagaGCTCCAGGAACCAGCACAGTCTCGGCGTCAACAAAGCCATCAAGAAGGAGGGCCCCCGCCAGCCGCGGGTCTACAACATCCGCAGCAGCGACTTCCGCTCGGTAGTCCAGCAGCTCACCGGCGCTTCCGCCTCCCTCCCGCGGCCGCGCCGCCTCAACCAGGCCCGTCCCCAGCCCCTGGACCCCCTCCCCCGCCCCTCCGTCCCCACCACCCCGGCCGACCCCGCTGTGCCGCCGCCCGCCGAGACCCCCTTCTCCGCCTACATGCGCTTCCTGGAGATCTCCCTCCTCCACTCCGACGGCTCCCACCGCCCCGCCCACTCGCCGCTCCGGCCTTCCCCTCCTCCACCCTTGCCGCTCGACCTCGAGTCGCCGAGCGCGTTCCTGGACCTGCTGTCGCCCAGGTGCCCGCAGCTGTCGCCTTGA